A single genomic interval of Spirosoma linguale DSM 74 harbors:
- a CDS encoding conserved hypothetical protein (KEGG: rpc:RPC_4192 hypothetical protein), with translation MIQSRSVSVNIVIPAYKAQLTDYERIALTQCVRVLGNYPIWLATPHTLDITAYQEIGPGINARTFDERYFTDVQGYNRLMLSEEFYSAFADQEYLLIHQLDAFVFQDDLAYWCQQNYDYIGAPWLRDRDFTSWFDKLDFTIRQRLATWLNLKKPDGITPREIINLNGVGNGGFTLRRVSAMLRCLKRFKHKIEEYERKTMHQYHEDVFWGIEVNRYWPHLRIPPYRKALHFSVEFFPKWAIEHYNQGKLPFGCHAWNIHGTDYWRTVFARYGYQI, from the coding sequence ATGATTCAGTCCAGGTCTGTTAGTGTCAACATAGTTATACCGGCCTATAAGGCTCAACTTACCGATTATGAGCGCATTGCCTTAACGCAATGTGTGCGGGTGCTGGGCAATTATCCCATATGGCTCGCTACGCCCCACACCCTCGATATTACGGCTTATCAGGAAATAGGCCCCGGTATTAACGCACGTACGTTCGACGAGCGGTACTTCACGGATGTACAGGGCTACAACCGGCTCATGCTGTCGGAAGAATTCTATAGTGCTTTTGCCGATCAGGAATACCTGTTGATTCACCAGTTAGACGCGTTCGTTTTTCAGGATGATCTGGCTTACTGGTGTCAGCAGAACTACGATTATATTGGCGCGCCCTGGCTCCGGGACCGCGACTTTACGAGCTGGTTTGACAAGCTCGATTTTACGATTCGGCAACGACTGGCTACCTGGCTGAACCTAAAAAAACCGGACGGCATTACCCCGCGCGAAATCATTAACCTCAACGGCGTAGGCAACGGTGGCTTTACCCTCCGGCGCGTGTCCGCTATGTTACGCTGCTTAAAACGGTTCAAGCATAAAATTGAGGAGTACGAGCGCAAAACGATGCATCAGTACCACGAAGATGTATTCTGGGGTATTGAAGTTAATCGGTACTGGCCCCATCTGCGTATTCCGCCTTATCGGAAAGCGCTCCATTTTTCGGTTGAATTTTTCCCTAAATGGGCCATTGAGCATTATAATCAGGGCAAGCTACCCTTCGGTTGCCACGCCTGGAATATACACGGTACTGACTACTGGCGCACTGTTTTCGCCCGGTATGGCTACCAAATCTGA
- a CDS encoding glycosyl transferase family 2 (PFAM: glycosyl transferase family 2~KEGG: nmu:Nmul_A1430 glycosyl transferase family protein): MNESPRPSISIALCTYNGMAYLPVQWQSLLEQQQLPDEIVICDDQSTDGTDELLTKLAADAPFAVRVLENTVRLGSNKNFERALSACTGDLIFLCDQDDFWLPEKIATMTRYMTEHPEAQVAFCDAWVTDEQLQEKKGRFWEVVRFDKKAQDRWQTGESLEVLLDGNRMMGCATVVRKSFLNVVLPVPGDLPADYIYDGWMALVAATSNAVHFIDAPLQLYRTHVQQQVGVREKEAPESVRLQDRLARRRAGKLAPLREKQLNLSKISQLLSERVPVTAPGLSQLRRRLAHFTMRSSLPNNRLGRVLPVLRSLQHGNYNRYADASANWYAPYLAMLGDLLE, encoded by the coding sequence ATGAATGAAAGTCCGCGTCCATCTATCTCAATAGCGCTTTGTACGTACAATGGCATGGCCTATTTACCCGTGCAATGGCAGAGCTTGCTGGAGCAGCAGCAACTGCCGGACGAAATCGTTATCTGCGATGACCAGTCTACCGACGGGACCGACGAATTGCTTACCAAACTTGCCGCCGACGCGCCCTTTGCGGTGCGGGTTCTCGAAAATACCGTACGACTGGGGTCTAATAAAAATTTTGAACGGGCGCTATCAGCCTGTACCGGCGATCTGATCTTTCTGTGCGACCAGGATGACTTCTGGCTACCCGAAAAAATAGCTACGATGACCCGGTACATGACTGAGCATCCCGAAGCGCAGGTGGCTTTTTGCGACGCCTGGGTTACAGATGAGCAGCTTCAGGAAAAGAAGGGCCGGTTTTGGGAGGTTGTCCGCTTCGATAAGAAAGCACAGGACCGCTGGCAAACGGGCGAATCGCTGGAAGTATTGCTGGACGGCAATCGAATGATGGGTTGCGCAACCGTTGTCCGGAAATCGTTCCTAAATGTGGTACTGCCCGTACCAGGCGACTTACCCGCCGATTATATTTATGATGGCTGGATGGCTTTAGTAGCCGCCACCAGCAACGCTGTACATTTCATTGATGCCCCTTTGCAGCTTTACCGAACGCACGTTCAGCAACAGGTAGGCGTACGTGAAAAAGAAGCCCCCGAATCGGTGCGATTGCAGGACCGATTGGCCCGGCGTAGAGCGGGAAAACTTGCTCCCCTTCGGGAGAAACAGCTGAATCTGAGCAAAATAAGCCAGTTATTGAGTGAACGTGTTCCGGTAACTGCGCCGGGACTTTCTCAACTGCGCCGACGATTAGCGCATTTTACTATGCGCAGCAGTTTGCCTAACAACCGGCTTGGCCGTGTACTACCGGTTTTGCGTAGTTTACAACATGGCAACTATAACCGGTATGCCGACGCATCGGCCAACTGGTACGCCCCATACCTGGCCATGTTGGGCGATTTACTCGAATGA
- a CDS encoding glycosyl transferase group 1 (PFAM: glycosyl transferase group 1~KEGG: lip:LIC007 hypothetical protein): MKKLLLIGHDANRAGAQIVLLNLMRLLKQEGLSMHLLLGEGGPLLDDYRAICPVTIWPAPSPYVVGALADKVLFKVGLWERFQERQRVSRQQAIQAELNLDSFDLVLVNTVTSSRWFSQLTIPARMPVVTFVHELDMSVRIYTRPDELALLLNRTTQLLAVSKATARYYERQHGFDPARITLYTLIDTPTLSHTVQQAREQPSPYSSLGLPDNALIVGGCGNAEWRKGNDLFITLARQVIGRVQNNTTAQEASIDRPVHFVWVGVPPGNLRDDLLVDIRKAGLGDCVHLIPPTPEVLRYLSRFDVFVLCSREDPYPLVVFEAGLSEVPVVCFDDAGGSPELVETDGGYVVPYLDLDAMSSRVIDLLREPDLRKRMGQRLAQKILERHPAQQSVETLVTLFEKLTRQ, encoded by the coding sequence TTGAAAAAGCTGCTGTTAATAGGCCACGATGCCAACCGCGCCGGTGCACAAATTGTGCTGCTCAACCTGATGCGGTTGTTGAAGCAGGAAGGCCTCTCCATGCATTTACTGCTGGGAGAAGGCGGTCCGCTACTCGACGACTACCGGGCAATTTGTCCGGTTACTATCTGGCCCGCCCCCAGCCCATACGTAGTCGGAGCACTCGCCGATAAAGTGCTGTTTAAAGTAGGACTTTGGGAGCGATTTCAGGAGCGGCAGCGGGTAAGTCGGCAGCAGGCTATACAGGCGGAGCTTAACCTCGATTCGTTCGATCTGGTGCTCGTCAATACCGTTACCAGTAGTCGGTGGTTTAGTCAACTGACGATACCCGCCCGCATGCCTGTCGTCACCTTCGTGCATGAACTCGACATGTCGGTTCGGATATACACCCGCCCCGACGAACTGGCGTTGCTGCTCAACAGAACGACGCAGTTGCTGGCGGTATCGAAAGCGACTGCCCGGTATTACGAACGGCAGCACGGCTTCGATCCGGCCCGCATTACGCTCTATACACTAATCGACACCCCTACTCTGTCCCACACGGTTCAACAGGCCCGCGAGCAGCCAAGCCCTTATTCGTCGCTGGGTTTGCCGGATAACGCCCTGATCGTGGGCGGGTGCGGCAATGCCGAATGGCGAAAAGGCAACGACCTCTTTATCACACTGGCCCGGCAGGTAATTGGGCGCGTTCAGAACAACACAACAGCCCAAGAAGCGTCAATTGATCGACCTGTTCATTTTGTCTGGGTTGGCGTGCCGCCAGGAAACCTGCGGGACGATCTGCTGGTCGATATTCGCAAAGCAGGGCTTGGTGACTGCGTTCATCTGATTCCGCCTACGCCGGAGGTACTGCGTTACCTGAGTCGGTTCGACGTTTTCGTGCTCTGCTCCCGCGAAGATCCCTACCCGCTGGTTGTGTTTGAAGCGGGCTTAAGTGAAGTGCCGGTGGTCTGTTTTGACGATGCCGGTGGCTCGCCCGAACTAGTAGAAACCGACGGTGGCTATGTGGTGCCTTACCTCGACCTCGACGCCATGAGCAGCCGTGTTATCGACCTGCTCCGGGAGCCGGATTTACGAAAAAGGATGGGGCAGCGACTGGCTCAAAAAATACTTGAACGCCATCCGGCTCAGCAAAGCGTCGAAACTCTTGTAACTTTGTTCGAGAAACTGACTCGGCAATAG
- a CDS encoding DegT/DnrJ/EryC1/StrS aminotransferase (PFAM: DegT/DnrJ/EryC1/StrS aminotransferase; aromatic amino acid beta-eliminating lyase/threonine aldolase~KEGG: pfo:Pfl01_4046 DegT/DnrJ/EryC1/StrS aminotransferase): MINVTKSYLPELDEYTAYLKGIWERVHLTNDGPLLRRLEDELKEFLDVKYLKFCTNGTIVLQMALKALDIKKEVITTPFSYVATTNALLWEGCTPVFADISPDDYNIDPEKIEPLITADTQAIMATHVYGNACKIEQIQAIADKYNLKVIYDAAHTFGASYNGKSILSYGDLSTCSFHATKVFHTVEGGCIVTNDADMAQKLHYMRSFGHQNDNYYGVGINAKNSELHAAMGLCVLPKVPELIAARKERFGYYDNQLDFSKITRPTLTPGVDYNYAYYPVIFDSEETLLRVTDALKAEDVMPRRYFYPSLNTLPFTFRPGTTTAQPCPVSEDVSLRVLCLPLYPDLAEADVDRIVATVNLAVGIVPESV, translated from the coding sequence ATGATTAATGTCACGAAATCTTATCTGCCAGAACTCGACGAGTATACTGCCTACTTGAAAGGTATCTGGGAGCGTGTTCATTTGACGAACGATGGGCCACTTCTGCGCAGGCTGGAAGATGAGCTGAAGGAGTTTCTGGATGTAAAATACCTGAAATTCTGCACCAATGGCACCATTGTGCTTCAGATGGCTCTCAAAGCATTGGACATAAAGAAAGAAGTCATCACAACACCCTTTTCCTACGTGGCTACGACGAACGCGCTACTCTGGGAAGGCTGCACACCTGTATTCGCCGACATCAGCCCGGATGATTACAACATCGATCCGGAGAAGATCGAACCGCTGATTACGGCCGATACGCAGGCAATTATGGCCACGCATGTGTATGGCAATGCGTGTAAGATCGAACAGATCCAGGCCATCGCTGATAAATATAATTTAAAAGTTATTTACGATGCAGCCCATACATTTGGGGCAAGTTACAACGGCAAGTCTATCTTGAGTTACGGCGACCTGAGCACCTGTAGCTTTCACGCTACCAAGGTATTCCATACCGTTGAAGGAGGTTGTATCGTAACCAACGATGCTGACATGGCCCAGAAGCTGCACTACATGCGGTCGTTCGGGCATCAGAATGATAACTACTACGGTGTTGGCATCAACGCCAAAAACTCGGAGTTACATGCCGCCATGGGTTTGTGCGTGCTGCCAAAAGTACCCGAGTTGATTGCCGCCCGTAAAGAACGATTCGGGTATTACGACAATCAGCTGGATTTCAGTAAAATAACCCGGCCTACCCTGACGCCCGGTGTCGATTATAACTACGCCTATTATCCGGTAATTTTCGATTCTGAAGAGACGCTGTTACGGGTAACTGATGCCCTCAAGGCAGAAGACGTTATGCCGCGCCGGTACTTTTATCCTTCGCTCAACACCTTGCCCTTTACCTTCAGGCCGGGTACGACAACAGCGCAACCCTGTCCGGTTTCGGAAGATGTATCCTTGCGGGTGCTGTGCCTGCCCCTTTACCCTGATCTGGCCGAAGCAGATGTTGACCGCATTGTTGCGACTGTCAATCTGGCCGTCGGTATCGTACCCGAAAGCGTATAA
- a CDS encoding transferase, putative (KEGG: bte:BTH_I3214 transferase, putative), whose product MAKVIIFGVMDTAELAHFYLTHDSEHDVAAFTVSREYMTGTEFQGLPLVAFEDVETLFSPQEYKFFAPMTGRNMNRNRERIYLEAKAKGYEFISYISSKATLFGNQIGENCFILEDNTIQPFTTIGNNVVLWSGNHIGHHGQIKDHVFFTSHVVMSGHCVIEPYCFFGVNSTIRDFLHIATGTLVGMASAIYKDTDEWGLYLGNPAKKLPKPSYEAY is encoded by the coding sequence ATGGCAAAAGTGATCATCTTCGGGGTTATGGACACGGCAGAGCTGGCCCATTTCTACCTCACCCACGATTCGGAACACGACGTAGCGGCTTTCACCGTAAGTCGTGAATACATGACCGGCACTGAATTTCAGGGGTTACCACTGGTAGCGTTCGAAGACGTAGAAACGCTGTTTTCTCCACAGGAGTACAAGTTTTTTGCGCCTATGACTGGCCGGAATATGAATCGTAACCGGGAGCGTATCTACCTCGAAGCCAAAGCCAAAGGGTATGAGTTCATTTCCTATATCAGCTCGAAAGCCACCCTGTTTGGCAACCAGATTGGGGAGAACTGCTTCATTCTGGAAGACAACACCATCCAGCCGTTTACGACCATTGGCAATAATGTGGTTCTTTGGAGCGGCAACCATATCGGGCACCACGGGCAAATAAAAGACCATGTATTCTTTACCTCCCACGTGGTTATGTCGGGCCACTGCGTCATTGAGCCGTATTGCTTCTTTGGGGTAAACAGCACCATTCGGGATTTCCTGCACATCGCAACCGGAACCCTTGTCGGCATGGCCTCTGCCATTTATAAAGACACCGACGAATGGGGTCTGTATCTCGGCAACCCGGCCAAAAAACTTCCCAAGCCCAGTTACGAAGCGTATTAA
- a CDS encoding ABC transporter related protein (PFAM: ABC transporter related~SMART: AAA ATPase~KEGG: gur:Gura_2358 ABC transporter related), with product MSVITVENISKQYIIDHKKGKGANTLRDVISENVRSLFGSKKEKDAVTHEEFWALRDVNFSIEQGDRVGIVGHNGAGKSTMLKILSKIIEPTTGTVRIKGRVASLLEVGTGFHPELTGRENIYLNGSLLGMTRSEIRKQFDEIVAFAGVEKFLDTPVKRYSSGMYVRLGFAISAHLDPEIMIVDEVLAVGDAEFQKKSLGKMRDNSASGRTIIFVSHNLTAVQALCNKTLYFEKGQLIEQGETNQVIASYLSKVSKTRLLRQWETPEEAPGNDLVRVRRIELVPEYLDDLTHIDVRTSMKFRFEFWNLMDHANLNLSLHLNSMTGECIFNIGTQSKPFGKGLIAGECTIPGFFLNDGSYTISMMIVKDTVTPLFVMEEGITFDVEDYREGIAWYGKWPGYVRPQIPFHTKMLEPVTSEQ from the coding sequence ATGTCTGTTATTACTGTCGAAAATATAAGCAAGCAATACATCATTGACCACAAAAAGGGCAAAGGTGCCAATACGCTGCGTGATGTGATTTCGGAAAACGTCCGGTCTCTTTTTGGAAGTAAAAAAGAGAAGGATGCGGTCACGCACGAAGAGTTCTGGGCACTTCGCGATGTAAACTTTTCGATCGAACAGGGCGACCGCGTGGGTATTGTTGGCCATAACGGGGCAGGGAAATCAACCATGCTCAAAATTCTGAGCAAGATTATCGAGCCCACCACCGGCACTGTTCGCATCAAAGGCCGGGTAGCCAGCCTGCTCGAAGTAGGTACGGGGTTCCATCCTGAACTAACCGGCCGGGAAAACATTTATCTGAACGGTTCATTGCTGGGTATGACCCGCAGCGAAATCAGAAAGCAGTTCGATGAAATCGTGGCGTTTGCGGGTGTCGAAAAATTCCTCGATACGCCCGTCAAACGCTATTCATCAGGCATGTACGTTCGATTGGGATTCGCTATCTCAGCGCACCTCGACCCTGAAATCATGATTGTCGATGAAGTGCTGGCGGTAGGTGATGCCGAGTTTCAGAAAAAAAGCCTCGGCAAAATGCGGGATAACTCAGCCAGTGGCCGAACCATTATTTTCGTCAGCCATAACCTTACGGCCGTTCAGGCGTTGTGCAACAAGACGCTTTACTTCGAAAAAGGACAGCTCATCGAACAGGGTGAAACTAATCAGGTCATCGCGTCGTATCTGAGCAAAGTGTCGAAAACGAGGCTCCTGCGCCAGTGGGAAACGCCAGAAGAGGCTCCCGGTAATGACCTCGTGCGCGTGCGCCGGATTGAACTCGTTCCGGAATATCTCGACGATCTGACCCATATTGATGTCAGGACATCGATGAAATTTCGGTTTGAATTCTGGAACCTGATGGATCATGCGAACCTCAACCTGAGTCTGCATCTGAATTCGATGACCGGTGAGTGTATCTTTAACATTGGTACACAATCAAAGCCCTTTGGCAAAGGATTGATTGCCGGAGAGTGTACCATTCCGGGATTTTTCCTGAACGACGGATCGTACACAATCTCCATGATGATTGTAAAGGATACGGTTACCCCCCTATTCGTAATGGAAGAAGGCATTACCTTTGATGTGGAAGATTATCGGGAGGGAATTGCCTGGTACGGAAAGTGGCCGGGTTACGTTCGCCCGCAAATACCCTTTCATACAAAAATGCTGGAACCAGTCACTAGTGAACAATAA
- a CDS encoding glycosyl transferase family 9 (PFAM: glycosyl transferase family 9~KEGG: gsu:GSU1507 heptosyltransferase family protein, putative) translates to MTEGPRFREVWIYRFHKITHIIGKFWSFAVKYLQLRLLKNRLGNRQLVAIILSEQMGDIIACEPVSREVRQRHPDAYILWVVKEAFADLVRYNPNLDGFLTEKCPGERVQLLRSGIYDKVYNLHISHRKCKYCPEDPVNPTADQIGLTFDNYYYRGDLLYMFSQAAGLPPMTDEPRMYIPETIKESVLARQLPAQPIVIHCQSSHVARDWPAANWNKLVDWLLATYPYPIIEVGLTPTIRTTNPRFINLCGQLNLLETAEVIRQAQLFIGIDSGPAHMANATGAKGILLLGKLYDFVDYLPYSGRYKRGEGVTILNNFGHPCAELPYDWVQQAVQQQVGQPKRV, encoded by the coding sequence ATGACAGAAGGGCCTCGTTTTCGGGAAGTCTGGATCTACCGCTTTCATAAAATTACCCATATTATCGGGAAATTCTGGTCGTTTGCCGTTAAGTACCTTCAACTCCGGTTACTGAAAAACAGGCTGGGGAATCGGCAGCTGGTCGCCATTATCCTGTCGGAACAGATGGGCGATATTATTGCCTGCGAGCCGGTTTCGCGGGAAGTACGCCAGCGTCATCCTGATGCCTATATCCTCTGGGTCGTAAAGGAAGCCTTCGCTGATCTGGTTAGGTATAATCCTAATCTGGATGGATTCCTGACCGAAAAATGCCCCGGAGAACGGGTACAATTGCTCCGCTCCGGCATCTACGATAAGGTCTATAACCTGCATATTTCGCACCGCAAGTGCAAATATTGCCCCGAAGACCCCGTGAACCCAACGGCAGATCAGATCGGCCTCACCTTCGATAATTATTATTACCGGGGCGATTTACTGTACATGTTTTCGCAGGCGGCCGGGCTACCACCCATGACCGACGAGCCCCGGATGTACATTCCGGAAACCATCAAAGAATCGGTACTAGCCCGGCAACTGCCGGCACAGCCCATTGTTATTCACTGTCAGTCGAGCCATGTTGCCCGCGACTGGCCCGCAGCGAACTGGAATAAGCTGGTAGACTGGTTGCTGGCAACGTATCCTTATCCAATTATCGAAGTGGGGCTTACCCCAACAATCCGTACCACCAACCCACGGTTTATTAACTTGTGCGGTCAGCTAAATTTACTTGAAACGGCCGAAGTTATCCGACAGGCACAATTGTTTATCGGCATCGACAGCGGACCGGCCCATATGGCCAATGCAACGGGGGCAAAAGGCATTCTGCTTTTAGGCAAACTGTATGATTTTGTCGATTATCTGCCTTACTCAGGTCGTTACAAACGCGGGGAAGGTGTGACGATTCTAAACAACTTTGGTCATCCATGCGCTGAATTACCTTACGACTGGGTACAACAGGCCGTTCAGCAACAGGTAGGTCAACCCAAACGAGTATGA
- a CDS encoding WbqC-like family protein (PFAM: WbqC-like family protein~KEGG: bte:BTH_I3212 WbnG), translating to MTLAIMQPYFLPYIGYMQLMGAVDTFVLYDDVAFINRGWINRNRLLINGQEHLFTIPLKDASQNKRINEVHLADDPKWRSKLLKTIEQGYRKAPCYQTVMPLTEKIINFTTDSIADLIYFSLVELNTYLGLSTRLVASSTIYGNSELKAQERILDICRQENASRYINPIGGMELYTTPAFAQAGIDLKFIKAKRADYPQFKNDFIPWLSVLDALMFNDIPNLRKLLGEYELV from the coding sequence ATGACCTTAGCCATAATGCAACCTTATTTCCTGCCTTACATTGGCTACATGCAGTTGATGGGAGCAGTGGATACCTTTGTTTTGTACGACGATGTCGCGTTTATAAACCGCGGGTGGATCAATCGAAACAGATTACTGATAAATGGTCAGGAGCATTTATTTACCATCCCGTTAAAAGATGCCAGTCAGAACAAGCGAATTAACGAAGTTCATCTGGCCGATGATCCAAAATGGCGCAGTAAACTGCTGAAGACCATTGAGCAGGGCTATCGGAAAGCGCCCTGTTATCAAACGGTTATGCCGCTAACGGAAAAAATCATCAATTTTACGACCGATTCCATCGCCGATCTGATCTATTTTAGCCTCGTCGAGTTAAATACCTACCTTGGTTTATCGACACGGCTGGTTGCCTCTTCGACCATCTACGGCAATAGTGAATTAAAAGCACAGGAACGGATTCTGGACATCTGTCGGCAGGAAAACGCATCCCGCTACATCAATCCCATTGGAGGCATGGAGTTGTATACTACCCCCGCATTTGCTCAGGCAGGTATCGATCTCAAGTTTATAAAAGCCAAACGGGCTGATTATCCACAGTTTAAAAATGATTTTATTCCCTGGTTATCCGTCCTGGACGCACTTATGTTTAACGACATACCCAACCTCCGGAAGTTGCTGGGGGAATATGAATTAGTTTAG
- a CDS encoding hypothetical protein (KEGG: met:M446_3985 hypothetical protein), with amino-acid sequence MLLTICTLSQLPQAIALGDSFVRHSGSSTSIPPVILGLVDDAARLPAGFVSPYPLLPVSELVVSAPLAELSALYTPTEFAAACKPAFITEVFRRYPDVDKLLYADPNVCFMGPLSTIWQQLEESTALLTPFITRNPADSHWPDEKFFQNIGLYSSDFLGFRRSAETDRLLAWWTDRVQQRAFINYCEGLCLDQIWLMHVPVFFKHVRIVKNPGWHVALWNLPERSLHQTENGWQVTGPEGQNQPLLFMNVKGWLYPDQGFFPHQNRIRLSDRPELGSLLDTYRQTLPPSSALRGKSIKPAYGQQPEAVVLRGWRYSAVQSFRSITRFIDQFSLPD; translated from the coding sequence GTGCTATTAACCATCTGTACCCTCTCACAACTTCCCCAGGCGATTGCACTGGGCGACAGTTTTGTCCGCCATTCGGGCAGTTCGACCAGCATTCCTCCGGTTATTCTGGGTCTGGTCGATGATGCGGCCCGATTACCTGCTGGCTTTGTTTCTCCTTATCCGCTCCTGCCGGTCAGTGAACTGGTTGTGTCTGCGCCACTGGCAGAGCTATCCGCGCTTTATACGCCCACCGAATTTGCTGCGGCCTGCAAACCAGCTTTTATAACGGAAGTATTTCGACGATACCCCGACGTTGACAAACTTCTTTATGCCGACCCGAATGTCTGTTTCATGGGCCCGTTGTCGACAATCTGGCAGCAGCTTGAAGAATCAACCGCCCTGCTGACACCGTTTATTACGCGAAATCCAGCCGATTCGCACTGGCCCGACGAGAAGTTTTTTCAGAACATCGGCCTGTACAGTTCCGACTTTCTAGGGTTTCGCCGATCTGCCGAAACGGATCGGCTGTTAGCCTGGTGGACGGACCGGGTTCAGCAACGAGCGTTTATAAACTACTGCGAAGGGCTTTGTCTCGATCAGATCTGGCTAATGCACGTACCGGTCTTTTTCAAGCATGTACGCATAGTTAAAAACCCCGGCTGGCACGTTGCCCTCTGGAATCTGCCCGAGCGTAGCCTCCACCAGACCGAAAACGGCTGGCAGGTAACCGGACCCGAAGGGCAGAACCAGCCCCTTTTATTCATGAACGTTAAAGGGTGGCTTTATCCCGATCAGGGATTTTTTCCGCATCAGAACCGGATTCGCCTGTCGGACAGACCAGAACTTGGCTCCTTACTGGACACTTACCGGCAAACATTACCCCCTTCTTCAGCGCTTAGAGGGAAGTCAATAAAACCGGCTTACGGGCAGCAGCCGGAAGCGGTAGTTCTGCGCGGATGGCGTTATTCGGCTGTCCAGTCATTTCGAAGTATAACCCGATTTATTGATCAGTTCTCCCTCCCAGACTAA
- a CDS encoding conserved hypothetical protein (KEGG: net:Neut_0153 hypothetical protein) encodes MTLAFTICSINYLAQARTLGDSLRQTNPDYQYIIGLVDKLSVANLPAELVPEYPMLEVDKIGIPDFAAMCDRYDITELNTAVKPFYIDYLYQTYPDASEVIYFDPDIIVFQPLQELNEALATHSLVLTPHTCSPTPDWERPNEQHHLNTGIFNLGFIGLRNDATARRFVNWWKDRLVYECRIDLCEGLFVDQHWVNFAPVYFNNVLVDHHLGYNMAYWNLHERFISQTEAGNWMVSNERTSQQPYQAEPLQFFHFSGYNPDKPEEISKYQTRYSFPNQSNQTAGKSVRFADKPEQQRPDVRPLFDLYRSRLLANQNELYRQYPCVYIKPPKIFRYQRVRRLLKTPFNRLITLLESR; translated from the coding sequence ATGACTCTTGCATTCACGATTTGTTCCATAAATTATTTAGCTCAGGCCCGTACCTTGGGCGACTCACTACGACAAACCAACCCCGATTACCAGTACATAATCGGGTTAGTTGATAAATTGAGTGTTGCTAACTTACCCGCAGAGCTGGTTCCGGAATACCCCATGCTGGAGGTAGACAAAATCGGCATCCCTGATTTTGCAGCCATGTGCGATCGGTATGATATTACGGAGTTAAATACCGCCGTAAAGCCGTTTTATATCGACTACCTGTATCAAACGTACCCCGACGCCAGCGAGGTCATCTACTTTGATCCCGATATCATCGTTTTTCAGCCACTTCAGGAATTAAATGAAGCTTTGGCTACACATAGTCTGGTATTGACGCCCCACACCTGTTCGCCAACCCCCGACTGGGAACGTCCCAACGAACAGCATCACCTGAACACGGGCATATTCAACCTGGGTTTTATTGGGCTTCGTAACGATGCTACCGCCCGTCGGTTCGTAAACTGGTGGAAAGATCGCCTGGTGTATGAGTGCCGAATTGACCTCTGCGAAGGCCTTTTTGTCGATCAGCACTGGGTCAATTTCGCTCCCGTTTACTTCAACAACGTTCTGGTTGACCATCATTTAGGCTATAACATGGCCTACTGGAACCTGCACGAACGGTTTATCAGCCAAACCGAAGCCGGGAACTGGATGGTTAGCAACGAACGTACCTCGCAGCAACCCTACCAAGCCGAACCGTTGCAGTTTTTTCATTTCAGCGGTTATAATCCCGACAAACCCGAGGAGATTTCGAAGTACCAAACCCGGTATAGCTTCCCTAACCAATCGAACCAGACCGCTGGAAAATCGGTCCGCTTTGCTGATAAGCCCGAACAGCAGCGACCCGACGTAAGACCTTTGTTCGATTTGTACCGCAGCCGACTGCTGGCAAACCAGAACGAGCTGTATCGCCAATATCCCTGCGTGTATATCAAGCCACCTAAAATTTTTCGTTATCAACGGGTACGCAGGCTGTTGAAAACTCCTTTCAACCGACTTATTACGCTCTTAGAATCTCGTTAA